In Desulfovibrio psychrotolerans, a single window of DNA contains:
- the mutM gene encoding bifunctional DNA-formamidopyrimidine glycosylase/DNA-(apurinic or apyrimidinic site) lyase — MPELPEVETIARGLAPQVEGRTITAVHVFNASTVHGTRALLTHKTAGCTVRRVHRRGKLLLMDMAAAEEGSPGPTHIAFHLKMTGRLFVYPQNTPPAAHTRLIFDLSDGRRLFFDDARKFGYCRALAQADFKEWDFWQTLGPEPLETGQQAFVERLRHRRTRIKAALLDQTVIAGIGNIYADESLFRARIRPDAPCNSIPEKQLRTLHGVMQAVLQQAIRECGSSIRDYRDAHGDAGAFQNNFLVYGRSGEPCRECGIPLFTSKVAGRTTVFCGVCQR; from the coding sequence ATGCCTGAACTGCCGGAAGTGGAAACCATAGCACGCGGGCTTGCCCCGCAAGTGGAAGGCCGCACCATCACCGCCGTGCATGTCTTTAATGCCTCCACCGTGCATGGCACCCGCGCCCTGCTTACGCATAAAACAGCGGGCTGCACCGTGCGGCGCGTGCACCGACGGGGCAAGCTGCTGCTCATGGATATGGCCGCAGCCGAAGAAGGTTCCCCCGGTCCCACCCACATCGCCTTCCATCTCAAAATGACAGGCCGCCTGTTTGTCTACCCGCAAAATACGCCGCCCGCCGCGCACACACGGCTCATTTTCGACCTCTCGGACGGCCGCCGCCTCTTCTTTGACGATGCCCGCAAGTTCGGATACTGCCGCGCACTGGCGCAGGCGGATTTCAAGGAGTGGGATTTCTGGCAAACGCTGGGGCCTGAACCGCTGGAAACAGGGCAGCAGGCCTTTGTGGAACGGCTGCGCCACCGCCGCACCCGCATCAAGGCAGCCCTGCTGGACCAGACCGTCATTGCGGGCATAGGCAACATCTATGCGGACGAGTCGCTCTTCCGCGCCCGCATAAGGCCGGATGCTCCCTGCAACAGCATACCGGAGAAGCAACTGCGCACCCTGCACGGGGTCATGCAGGCTGTGCTGCAGCAGGCCATCCGCGAATGCGGTTCGTCCATCCGGGACTACCGGGATGCCCACGGCGATGCCGGAGCATTCCAGAACAATTTTCTGGTCTACGGAAGAAGCGGTGAACCATGCCGGGAGTGCGGCATCCCCCTTTTCACCTCTAAAGTCGCCGGCCGGACCACCGTCTTCTGCGGCGTGTGCCAAAGATAG
- a CDS encoding biosynthetic peptidoglycan transglycosylase, with product MDFTDEDTRSWKQHYPTYGYKRRDIVVEEYKLAAALLEVEEKVFAGVSSFVSFLGAVMAYVFVGGGLSAIVTLSDRNRILFFSSVLYVALILIFSAMISYFAYRQKISVFSARKVVILREILGMDYGALQLVLHRGRHDGASKPFSIKIFNGWISSAAYPFYVSSALLACSLMIFVDRIAREVQFELTDFQYGIIVFAASFIPVIIVGLVYRISLFDVHERMLLLVGRFLAWILRVKMVDDIEYVIYRSRLSGYEVERLKVKSEDFFKILVNIEDKSYYRHGGVSFRGIVRALLHILLRKKRVGGSTITQQLARSLFIIDQKKVYRRKTVEIILAFWVNSILSKREQLEMYIGSVRFEHGVYGVIPAMKYFFGDIVVKPSEAQVFFLIERVSNINSKVLLNKILQQCRALVADGVISKEVVCEIGDVYHDAVQRKVVKGDDFLKERFIFQ from the coding sequence ATGGATTTCACTGATGAAGATACTCGTTCATGGAAGCAACATTATCCAACGTATGGATATAAGAGAAGGGATATTGTTGTCGAAGAATATAAGCTTGCTGCGGCGCTGCTTGAGGTTGAGGAGAAGGTTTTTGCTGGAGTGTCGAGTTTTGTATCGTTTCTTGGCGCAGTTATGGCGTATGTTTTTGTAGGCGGTGGCTTGAGTGCTATCGTTACTCTTTCTGATCGTAATAGAATTTTGTTTTTTTCTTCTGTTTTGTATGTGGCTTTGATTTTAATTTTTTCTGCAATGATTTCATACTTTGCTTATAGACAGAAAATTTCTGTTTTTTCTGCTAGAAAGGTTGTTATTCTTAGAGAGATTCTCGGAATGGATTATGGGGCATTGCAGTTGGTTTTACATAGGGGGCGTCATGATGGTGCAAGTAAGCCGTTTTCTATAAAAATTTTTAATGGATGGATTTCTTCCGCTGCGTATCCTTTTTATGTTTCTTCTGCCCTGTTGGCTTGTTCTTTGATGATTTTTGTTGATAGAATTGCAAGAGAAGTCCAATTTGAATTAACAGACTTTCAATATGGCATTATTGTTTTTGCTGCTTCTTTTATTCCTGTAATTATAGTAGGTTTAGTTTACAGAATTTCTCTTTTTGATGTTCATGAAAGAATGTTGCTTTTGGTTGGGCGTTTTTTGGCATGGATTTTAAGAGTGAAAATGGTTGATGATATAGAATATGTAATATATAGAAGCAGGCTGTCAGGGTATGAAGTTGAGCGGCTAAAAGTCAAATCAGAAGATTTTTTTAAAATATTAGTCAATATTGAAGATAAAAGCTACTATCGACATGGCGGTGTAAGTTTTCGTGGTATTGTTAGAGCTTTGCTTCATATTTTATTAAGAAAAAAACGTGTTGGTGGGTCTACCATAACGCAACAGCTGGCAAGGTCATTGTTCATTATTGATCAAAAAAAGGTCTATAGAAGGAAAACTGTTGAAATAATACTGGCGTTTTGGGTTAATTCTATTCTTAGTAAGCGCGAGCAATTAGAGATGTATATTGGCTCGGTGAGATTTGAGCATGGCGTTTATGGTGTTATTCCAGCGATGAAGTATTTCTTTGGAGATATTGTTGTTAAGCCATCAGAAGCACAGGTTTTTTTCTTGATAGAAAGGGTGTCTAATATTAATTCAAAGGTTTTGCTAAATAAGATACTCCAGCAGTGTAGAGCCTTGGTAGCTGACGGGGTGATTTCCAAAGAGGTTGTTTGTGAAATTGGAGACGTATATCATGATGCAGTACAGCGAAAGGTTGTTAAGGGTGACGATTTTTTGAAAGAAAGATTTATCTTCCAGTAG